A genomic region of Psychrobacter sp. M13 contains the following coding sequences:
- a CDS encoding VWA domain-containing protein: protein MFIKLFYTLRSYGVPVSTRELLDLNAALDQGLMMQASFDVQTSESSEPAFASREDMYRLIRLCMVKNERHFDKFDRAMADYFEGVDSLDIDELMNKLTDIPQEWLDLKLDPKNLTEEQRRLLKKYGSLEELMKALQERLEEQKERHQGGSKWVGTGGSSPFGAHGDHPEGVRVGGESRKGSAVKVWEQRKYRNLDDDKQLGTRQIQMALRSLRQFARTGQADELDIKETVRRTAKKSVLDIHMQAERRNRVKVLMLFDVGGSMDIHVEALEKLFSAAKNEFKTLDFFYFHNCLYDYVWKDNNRRHSAPMPTYELLNKYGREYRVIFVGDASMSPYELFTVGGSVEYMNNEAGVVWLKRVLSHFDKVAWLNPEEAAFWSYTQTINEIQKLFDNKMYPMTLHGVEDMTAYLAR from the coding sequence ATGTTTATAAAACTTTTCTATACCTTGCGTAGTTACGGCGTGCCTGTCAGCACTCGCGAATTGCTCGATCTAAATGCTGCGCTTGATCAGGGTCTGATGATGCAGGCGAGTTTTGACGTTCAAACTTCAGAAAGTTCAGAGCCAGCTTTTGCCAGCCGTGAAGATATGTATCGACTTATTCGCTTGTGTATGGTCAAAAATGAGCGTCATTTTGATAAGTTCGATCGGGCTATGGCGGATTATTTTGAAGGGGTTGATAGCTTAGATATCGATGAGCTGATGAATAAGTTGACAGACATCCCACAAGAGTGGTTAGATTTAAAACTTGATCCCAAAAATCTAACCGAAGAGCAGCGACGCCTACTCAAAAAATACGGCTCGCTTGAGGAGTTGATGAAAGCTTTACAGGAGCGCTTAGAGGAACAAAAAGAGCGCCATCAAGGCGGTAGTAAATGGGTCGGTACGGGTGGCAGCTCACCCTTTGGTGCTCATGGTGATCACCCAGAAGGGGTGCGCGTTGGCGGTGAATCCCGTAAAGGTAGCGCGGTCAAAGTCTGGGAGCAGCGTAAATATCGTAACTTGGATGATGACAAGCAGTTGGGTACGCGGCAGATTCAGATGGCGCTACGTAGTCTGCGTCAGTTCGCGCGTACTGGTCAAGCAGATGAATTGGACATCAAAGAGACGGTACGCCGCACGGCCAAAAAAAGTGTGCTTGATATTCATATGCAAGCGGAGCGCCGTAATCGAGTCAAAGTGCTGATGCTGTTCGATGTTGGTGGCAGTATGGATATCCATGTTGAGGCGTTAGAAAAGCTATTTTCTGCCGCTAAGAATGAATTTAAAACGCTGGACTTTTTTTATTTTCATAACTGTCTTTATGATTATGTATGGAAGGATAATAACCGTCGTCACAGTGCGCCGATGCCGACCTATGAGCTATTAAATAAATATGGTCGTGAGTATCGGGTGATATTCGTTGGAGACGCGTCGATGTCGCCCTATGAGCTTTTTACCGTCGGTGGTAGCGTTGAGTATATGAATAATGAGGCGGGTGTGGTTTGGCTAAAGCGGGTATTATCGCACTTTGATAAAGTGGCATGGTTAAATCCAGAAGAAGCTGCGTTTTGGTCGTATACCCAAACCATTAATGAGATTCAAAAGCTATTCGATAATAAGATGTATCCGATGACCTTGCATGGGGTTGAAGATATGACGGCTTATTTGGCGAGGTAG
- a CDS encoding MoxR family ATPase, with product MSKKRFTGTDSYIATDDLQLAVNAAMTLQKPLLIKGEPGTGKTLLAEEVAASLGMPLITWHIKSTTKAEQGLYEYDAVSRLRDSQLGDDKVYEIGNYIKPGKLWDAFTSKERSVLLIDEVDKADIEFPNDLLHELDKMSFYVYETGETITAEQRPVVIITSNNEKELPDAFLRRCFFHYIDFPDESTMRQIIDVHFPNIQEKLVNDALDIFYKLRNVQGLKKPPSTSELVDWLTLLLADDMAQEELEENLRGAKSIPPLYGALLKNEADVNLLQRFANMMRR from the coding sequence ATGTCAAAAAAAAGATTTACAGGCACTGATAGCTATATCGCCACTGATGATCTGCAGTTAGCAGTCAATGCCGCGATGACCTTGCAAAAACCACTACTTATCAAAGGTGAGCCGGGTACGGGTAAGACGTTACTGGCAGAAGAAGTTGCCGCTAGTTTGGGTATGCCATTAATTACTTGGCATATCAAATCGACGACTAAAGCTGAGCAAGGTCTGTATGAGTACGATGCGGTATCGCGGTTGCGTGATTCGCAGTTGGGCGATGATAAAGTCTATGAGATTGGTAATTATATCAAGCCCGGTAAACTATGGGATGCTTTTACTAGTAAAGAGCGTAGTGTGCTATTGATCGATGAAGTAGATAAAGCAGATATTGAGTTTCCCAATGATTTACTGCATGAGCTGGATAAAATGTCATTTTATGTCTATGAGACAGGCGAGACCATCACTGCTGAGCAGCGTCCCGTGGTTATCATTACTTCCAACAATGAAAAAGAGCTGCCTGATGCCTTTTTGCGTCGTTGTTTCTTTCACTACATTGACTTCCCTGATGAGTCAACGATGCGTCAGATTATCGATGTGCATTTTCCTAATATTCAAGAAAAATTAGTTAACGATGCGCTCGATATTTTCTACAAATTGCGTAATGTGCAAGGCCTCAAAAAGCCACCTTCAACATCTGAGTTAGTCGATTGGCTGACATTGTTATTAGCAGACGACATGGCGCAAGAAGAGCTGGAAGAAAACTTGCGCGGCGCGAAGTCAATTCCACCGCTATATGGTGCATTGCTTAAGAACGAAGCGGATGTCAATCTGTTGCAGCGCTTTGCCAATATGATGCGTCGTTAA
- a CDS encoding YcgL domain-containing protein yields the protein MHCDIYKFPKHDDMYVYIARPDYPNDTDEIKDWLSVLPKDFRAGLGVSKFVMHLDLDATPKLARVDKEEVLAKLQSQGYFVQLPPQDVMRKQAEMRAREAQDNIYD from the coding sequence ATGCATTGTGATATTTATAAATTCCCTAAGCATGATGATATGTATGTTTATATTGCTCGTCCAGATTATCCTAATGATACTGACGAGATCAAAGATTGGCTAAGCGTGTTGCCAAAAGACTTTCGGGCCGGTTTGGGTGTTAGTAAGTTTGTGATGCATTTAGACCTAGACGCTACCCCAAAGCTGGCGCGAGTCGATAAAGAGGAAGTATTAGCAAAATTGCAGTCGCAAGGCTACTTTGTACAGCTGCCACCGCAAGACGTTATGCGTAAACAAGCTGAGATGCGTGCTCGCGAGGCTCAAGATAATATTTATGATTAG
- the gcvT gene encoding glycine cleavage system aminomethyltransferase GcvT: MTDTPSQSSATHAPQRTPFYQSHVDSNGKLVDFSGWELPINYGSQIEEHEAVRTDAGMFDVSHMVIVDVTGADAKAWLQKLLANDVDKLKLVGKALYSPMLNEQGGVIDDLIVYLSNEAQTAYRIVSNAATRDKDIAQFHKVAEGFDVSLTERTELAMLAVQGPNAVEKLAQAKPAWADTLARITPFVGADLTDIEGQDWFVARTGYTGEDGVEVIMHADDAPAFFEQLKAAGITPAGLGARDTLRMEAGMNLYGHDMDETISPYECNMGWTLALKDERDFVGREALVSKRKQAKEDNTAMKQVGLLLTTRGVIREGMAVTINQGTDNEQTGIITSGTFSPSLKNSIAIARVPMSLSEDDSVQIDLRGKGKFVDVRVLKLPFVRNGKKQFD, encoded by the coding sequence ATGACCGATACCCCTTCTCAAAGCTCTGCAACTCACGCCCCTCAGCGCACTCCTTTTTATCAGTCTCATGTCGATAGCAATGGCAAATTAGTAGACTTTTCTGGTTGGGAGCTGCCAATCAATTACGGCTCACAAATCGAAGAACACGAAGCGGTTCGTACTGACGCGGGTATGTTTGACGTCTCTCATATGGTCATCGTCGATGTTACAGGCGCAGATGCCAAAGCATGGTTACAAAAACTGCTGGCCAATGATGTTGATAAATTAAAGCTAGTGGGCAAAGCGCTCTACTCGCCTATGCTCAACGAGCAAGGTGGCGTCATCGATGACTTAATTGTCTATTTATCAAACGAGGCGCAAACGGCTTATCGTATCGTCTCAAACGCAGCAACTCGTGATAAAGACATTGCACAGTTCCACAAGGTTGCTGAAGGTTTTGATGTCAGCCTTACTGAGCGTACTGAGCTGGCTATGCTTGCGGTTCAAGGCCCTAATGCGGTTGAAAAACTGGCGCAAGCTAAGCCTGCTTGGGCGGATACTCTAGCGCGCATAACGCCTTTTGTTGGTGCTGATCTCACGGATATCGAAGGACAGGATTGGTTCGTAGCGCGTACTGGCTATACTGGTGAAGATGGCGTCGAAGTTATCATGCATGCCGATGACGCGCCTGCCTTTTTCGAACAATTAAAAGCAGCTGGCATTACCCCTGCTGGCCTTGGCGCTCGTGATACGCTACGTATGGAAGCGGGCATGAACCTATACGGTCATGATATGGATGAGACCATCAGCCCGTATGAGTGCAACATGGGTTGGACCTTGGCGCTAAAAGACGAGCGTGATTTTGTCGGTCGTGAAGCCTTAGTCAGTAAGCGTAAGCAAGCTAAAGAAGACAACACTGCTATGAAGCAAGTTGGCTTACTATTGACGACTCGTGGTGTCATCCGTGAAGGCATGGCAGTGACCATCAATCAAGGCACGGATAACGAGCAAACGGGTATTATTACTAGTGGTACTTTTTCTCCAAGCCTAAAAAATTCTATCGCTATTGCCCGTGTTCCTATGAGCTTATCAGAAGATGATAGCGTGCAAATTGACTTGCGTGGTAAAGGTAAATTCGTAGACGTACGTGTTCTAAAGCTGCCTTTTGTACGTAATGGCAAAAAGCAATTTGACTAG
- the gcvH gene encoding glycine cleavage system protein GcvH, which yields MSNVPAELKYIASHEWLRLEDDGTITVGITDHAQDLLGDVVFVELPDVGDTIAVDDEISVVESVKAASDVYAPISGEVVAINEALEDDPEIINSDPYGEGWFFRMKPDNMADYEALLSAEEYENEL from the coding sequence ATGAGCAACGTCCCAGCAGAATTAAAGTACATCGCTAGCCACGAATGGTTACGTTTAGAAGACGACGGCACTATTACCGTTGGTATCACTGACCATGCACAAGACTTACTAGGTGATGTGGTATTCGTTGAATTACCAGATGTAGGCGATACTATCGCTGTTGATGATGAGATCTCGGTGGTCGAATCAGTAAAAGCGGCCTCTGATGTTTATGCGCCAATCTCAGGTGAAGTCGTTGCTATTAACGAAGCGCTAGAAGATGATCCTGAAATCATCAACTCTGATCCTTATGGCGAAGGGTGGTTCTTTAGAATGAAGCCTGACAACATGGCAGACTATGAAGCACTACTTAGCGCTGAAGAGTACGAAAACGAATTATAA
- a CDS encoding nitroreductase family protein: MKPADTSHDHIAADINGNDMATPNHTPQLQAFQQVVESRRSVRRFTDTPIPDAVLADCLRLAMLAPNSSNLQPWEFYVIDSVEKRKLAVKNCMNQNAAKTAARLIAVVARTDTWHEHAQQVLREYPTNPVPKKVKDYYTKVVTLDFLRGPVNALSVAKWSATQVVRRVKGPIKSPYYTFDDVKNWATNNTALGAQNLMLALRAHGFDSCPMGGFDEPAMKRLLNLSDDHHIVMMIGAGERADNGVYHSQFRFNQQQFVHYV, encoded by the coding sequence ATGAAACCAGCTGATACTAGTCATGACCATATTGCTGCTGATATAAACGGCAACGATATGGCAACCCCTAATCATACCCCGCAACTGCAAGCCTTTCAGCAAGTAGTCGAGTCACGTCGTTCAGTGCGCCGCTTTACTGATACTCCGATTCCTGATGCGGTGTTGGCAGATTGTCTACGTCTAGCTATGCTCGCGCCAAACTCAAGTAACCTACAGCCGTGGGAATTCTATGTGATAGATAGCGTAGAGAAGCGTAAGCTGGCTGTTAAAAACTGTATGAATCAGAACGCTGCGAAAACCGCAGCACGTTTGATCGCTGTCGTCGCTCGTACAGATACTTGGCATGAACACGCACAGCAAGTGTTGCGTGAATACCCTACGAACCCTGTACCCAAAAAAGTCAAAGATTACTACACTAAAGTTGTGACCTTAGACTTTTTACGGGGACCAGTAAACGCACTATCGGTTGCCAAATGGAGCGCTACGCAAGTGGTTAGACGGGTCAAAGGGCCAATAAAATCGCCTTATTATACCTTTGATGATGTCAAAAACTGGGCGACTAATAACACCGCTTTGGGCGCCCAAAACTTAATGCTTGCATTACGCGCTCATGGTTTTGATAGCTGCCCGATGGGCGGTTTCGATGAACCTGCGATGAAGCGCTTATTAAACTTAAGCGATGATCATCATATAGTGATGATGATTGGTGCCGGCGAACGTGCTGATAATGGTGTTTACCATTCTCAGTTTCGCTTTAATCAACAGCAGTTTGTGCATTATGTTTAG
- the gcvP gene encoding aminomethyl-transferring glycine dehydrogenase, whose product MTSSYSPTFDTFEGLFNESEFVYRHLGSNDNKQADLLSAIGYKEMSAFIDDTVPEPVRLHKELDLPLAMSEHAALAKLRKMADKVTVNKSYIGQGYSPVRMPAVIQRNVLENPGWYTAYTPYQAEIAQGRLEALLNFQQVCIDLSGLELAGASLLDEATAAAEAMAMSKRMSKSKSTQYFVDDRVYPQTLDVMRTRAKYFGFEIVVGDFELAKSGDYFGAFFQYVGREGDVKDLTDVISAVKQNKTYVAVASDIMSLVLLKSPADMGADVALGSTQRFGIPMGYGGPHAAYFAFSDKAKRSAPGRIIGVSKDSQGNTALRMALQTREQHIRREKANSNICTSQVLLANLAGMYAVYHGPTGVKRIATRIHAFATAFADVITTAKGDNQLTVVHEQFFDTVVVDCGSEKLATQIFENADNVGYNLWRLDETKLGVAFSETSDQQDFNVLTQLFVNKSHNLPETATVSLDAEHLRTDDILTHPVFNSHHTEHEMLRYLKSLEDKDLAMNRSMISLGSCTMKLNATSEMLPITWPEFANVHPFAPLDQVSGYIEMIDSLQEQLKAITGFDDVSMQPNSGASGEYAGLLAIRRYHESRDETNRDVCLIPQSAHGTNPATAIMMGMKVVVVRTDDNGNVDIDDLTAKAEEHSANLGALMITYPSTHGVFEEGIRKICDLIHSHGGQVYMDGANMNAQVAIMQPADVGADVLHMNLHKTFCIPHGGGGPGMGPIGMQAHLAPFMADHTLIPVHNAQRGNSAVSAAPYGSASILPISWMYIAMMGRDGLLKATNLALLNANYVADKLKSVYPILYAGKNGRVAHECIIDIRPLKEETGITESDIAKRLMDYGFHSPTMSFPVSGTLMIEPTESESKEELDRFIDALIAIHAEAMKAKAGDDGWTLEDNPLVNAPHTAAMITDGEWSHPYSRDTAAFPLPYIRNNKFWPSVARVDDAYGDKNLMCSCPSIENYM is encoded by the coding sequence ATGACCAGCTCTTACAGCCCTACCTTTGATACTTTTGAAGGTTTATTTAATGAGTCAGAATTTGTCTATCGTCACTTAGGCTCAAACGACAACAAACAAGCGGATCTACTTAGCGCCATCGGCTATAAAGAAATGTCGGCTTTTATCGATGATACCGTGCCAGAGCCTGTTCGTTTGCATAAAGAGTTAGATTTGCCATTGGCTATGAGTGAGCACGCCGCCCTTGCCAAACTACGCAAAATGGCGGATAAAGTTACCGTTAATAAAAGCTATATCGGTCAAGGCTACTCGCCTGTACGCATGCCAGCCGTTATTCAACGTAACGTGTTAGAAAATCCAGGCTGGTACACCGCTTATACGCCGTATCAAGCTGAGATCGCTCAAGGCCGCTTGGAAGCTTTGCTTAACTTCCAACAAGTTTGTATTGATCTGTCTGGTCTTGAGCTTGCTGGTGCCTCACTACTTGATGAAGCGACTGCCGCTGCCGAAGCGATGGCGATGTCAAAACGTATGAGCAAAAGCAAATCAACTCAGTACTTCGTTGATGACCGTGTTTATCCACAAACCTTGGATGTCATGCGTACTCGCGCCAAATATTTCGGTTTTGAAATCGTTGTTGGTGATTTTGAATTGGCTAAATCTGGCGATTATTTTGGGGCGTTTTTCCAATATGTTGGTCGCGAGGGTGATGTCAAAGATTTAACCGACGTTATCAGCGCTGTCAAACAAAACAAAACTTACGTTGCGGTTGCTAGTGACATCATGAGCTTAGTATTACTCAAGTCGCCCGCCGACATGGGTGCTGATGTCGCATTAGGTAGCACGCAGCGCTTTGGTATTCCTATGGGTTACGGTGGTCCACACGCCGCCTATTTTGCTTTTTCTGATAAAGCGAAACGTTCAGCGCCTGGTCGTATCATTGGGGTGTCAAAAGACTCGCAAGGCAATACGGCACTACGTATGGCACTACAAACTCGTGAGCAGCATATTCGCCGCGAAAAAGCCAACTCAAACATCTGTACCTCACAAGTATTGTTAGCTAATCTTGCGGGTATGTATGCGGTCTATCATGGCCCTACTGGCGTGAAGCGCATCGCCACTCGTATCCATGCCTTTGCGACTGCTTTCGCTGATGTCATTACCACGGCTAAAGGTGATAACCAACTAACTGTCGTTCATGAGCAGTTCTTTGACACTGTCGTTGTTGATTGTGGCTCTGAAAAGCTTGCCACCCAAATCTTTGAAAATGCGGACAATGTTGGCTATAACCTATGGCGTCTTGATGAGACCAAATTAGGCGTTGCCTTTAGTGAAACCAGCGATCAACAAGACTTCAATGTCTTGACTCAGCTATTCGTTAACAAGTCACATAACTTACCTGAGACAGCGACGGTTTCTTTAGATGCGGAGCATTTACGTACGGATGATATCTTGACCCATCCCGTATTTAACTCGCACCATACCGAACATGAAATGCTACGCTATCTTAAGTCTTTAGAAGATAAAGATTTGGCTATGAACCGTAGTATGATTTCATTGGGTAGCTGTACGATGAAGCTCAACGCCACTAGCGAGATGCTACCGATTACTTGGCCTGAATTTGCCAACGTTCATCCGTTTGCGCCTTTAGATCAAGTCAGTGGTTACATTGAGATGATTGATAGCTTGCAGGAGCAGCTCAAAGCCATCACTGGTTTTGATGACGTTTCTATGCAGCCAAACTCAGGGGCTTCTGGTGAATATGCTGGTCTATTAGCCATTCGTCGTTATCATGAGTCACGTGATGAGACTAATCGTGATGTCTGTTTGATTCCGCAGTCAGCCCACGGCACCAACCCTGCGACCGCCATTATGATGGGCATGAAAGTCGTTGTCGTTAGAACAGATGACAACGGTAACGTCGATATTGATGACTTAACTGCTAAGGCTGAAGAGCACAGCGCCAATCTTGGTGCCTTGATGATCACTTATCCCTCGACGCATGGTGTATTTGAAGAAGGTATTCGTAAGATTTGTGACCTTATTCATAGTCATGGCGGTCAAGTCTATATGGATGGCGCCAACATGAATGCTCAGGTCGCTATCATGCAGCCTGCTGACGTTGGTGCTGACGTACTGCACATGAACTTGCATAAAACCTTCTGTATTCCTCATGGCGGCGGTGGACCAGGTATGGGTCCTATCGGTATGCAAGCGCATTTGGCACCGTTTATGGCGGATCATACGTTGATACCTGTGCATAATGCTCAAAGAGGCAACTCAGCGGTATCAGCAGCGCCTTATGGTTCAGCAAGTATTCTACCGATTTCATGGATGTATATTGCCATGATGGGTCGTGATGGCTTATTAAAAGCGACTAATTTGGCACTACTCAATGCTAACTATGTAGCGGACAAGCTAAAGAGCGTCTATCCGATTCTTTATGCTGGCAAAAACGGCCGCGTCGCGCACGAATGTATCATCGATATTCGCCCACTCAAAGAAGAAACAGGCATTACTGAAAGTGATATCGCTAAACGCTTGATGGATTATGGCTTCCATTCACCAACGATGAGCTTCCCAGTATCAGGTACGCTTATGATTGAGCCGACTGAGTCTGAATCTAAAGAAGAGCTAGATCGCTTTATCGATGCGCTGATCGCTATCCATGCAGAAGCTATGAAAGCCAAAGCTGGCGATGATGGCTGGACCTTGGAGGACAACCCATTAGTCAACGCACCGCATACGGCTGCTATGATTACTGATGGTGAGTGGTCACATCCTTATAGCCGTGATACGGCAGCGTTCCCACTCCCTTATATACGTAATAATAAGTTTTGGCCAAGCGTTGCCCGTGTCGATGATGCTTATGGTGATAAGAACCTAATGTGCTCATGCCCAAGTATCGAAAACTATATGTAG
- a CDS encoding triacylglycerol lipase produces the protein MSQKNLVILIHGLHQAPFIMRPMAKCLQTQGFATHQFSYRSMRDGIKVNSQRLNAWLKVNHNPAKPFDLIGHSLGGLIIRDFIAHYPEWNIGRCVTLGTPHNGSVSGDYIWQLLPAIVGKSYEQALDGTVAPLPKGIELGVIAGNKAQGLGQPILAYHNRKLRKADVETPLEKLAHDGTVYISETKLDSASDHIILPVTHTGMLIDKNVAQQAIYFLIHGEFER, from the coding sequence ATGAGCCAAAAAAACCTCGTTATTCTTATTCATGGTCTACATCAAGCGCCCTTCATTATGCGTCCAATGGCGAAGTGCTTACAAACCCAAGGCTTTGCTACTCATCAATTTAGTTACCGCAGTATGCGCGATGGTATTAAAGTAAATAGTCAGCGTTTAAACGCTTGGCTTAAAGTCAATCACAACCCTGCAAAGCCCTTTGATCTTATCGGGCATAGTTTAGGTGGGCTAATTATTCGCGACTTTATAGCGCATTATCCTGAATGGAATATCGGACGCTGCGTTACTTTAGGAACACCGCATAACGGTAGCGTTAGTGGCGATTATATCTGGCAGCTACTCCCTGCTATTGTAGGCAAATCGTATGAGCAAGCTTTAGATGGTACGGTTGCACCGCTGCCAAAAGGTATTGAGCTTGGCGTTATAGCTGGTAATAAAGCGCAGGGTTTGGGACAACCTATCCTAGCCTATCATAATCGAAAATTGCGCAAAGCGGACGTAGAGACACCCTTAGAAAAGCTCGCTCATGATGGCACGGTCTATATCTCAGAGACTAAACTTGATAGCGCCTCTGATCACATTATCCTGCCTGTCACTCATACTGGCATGTTGATCGATAAAAACGTCGCACAGCAAGCTATTTACTTTTTAATACATGGTGAGTTTGAACGGTAG
- a CDS encoding HRDC domain-containing protein has translation MSDSLTAIVPQDDPTIANSTINKDNAAKNTALTILPVEPDIDALLDIADAAAVTWIREQYQLDEVIEALEGCGRVALDTEFIKRDTYYPILALVQLNTGDHVYLIDAPKLQLDALWQALLEVDVAIWHACGEDLGIFYLLSGCPPLTNIFDTQIALSYLTGQLQMGYQQALDDQLDMHIDKEQSQSDWLRRPLSDEQEQYAIDDVRFLPALYLSLEYALKSKGLYDYVWADCQLYAAELYATQHVEDDAMYLTMADYRYNSQQMAILQAVATWREQLARATNQPRTFVIKKQAVREIITEKPSTMRELAHKTTMHRSMLRLYGEELLKIITDAKALSVAEHPKLLPAPYRSKNKVLSKAVQQAVATQAEQIGVPESVLMRKKWLSQLYEVIAYDKDLSELPLGLQGWRHDWVTQTLIPAIAAHKVELKQGMGVK, from the coding sequence GTGTCAGACTCTCTAACCGCTATAGTTCCACAAGACGATCCTACTATTGCTAATTCTACAATTAATAAAGATAATGCTGCAAAAAATACTGCTCTAACTATTTTGCCTGTAGAGCCTGATATTGACGCCTTGCTTGATATTGCTGACGCAGCAGCAGTCACTTGGATACGTGAACAGTATCAGCTAGATGAAGTCATTGAGGCGCTAGAAGGCTGCGGACGTGTGGCGCTAGATACTGAGTTTATCAAGCGTGATACTTATTATCCGATCTTGGCGCTCGTGCAGCTTAATACAGGTGATCATGTTTACCTTATAGATGCGCCAAAGTTGCAACTTGACGCGCTATGGCAAGCACTGCTCGAAGTCGATGTCGCCATTTGGCATGCCTGTGGTGAGGATTTGGGGATATTCTATTTACTCTCAGGTTGCCCGCCACTGACCAATATCTTTGATACTCAAATTGCGCTGTCTTATTTGACTGGGCAATTGCAAATGGGCTATCAACAAGCGCTCGATGACCAGCTTGATATGCATATCGATAAAGAGCAGAGCCAGTCCGACTGGTTACGTCGTCCATTATCAGATGAGCAAGAGCAATATGCGATAGATGATGTGCGCTTTCTGCCAGCGCTATACTTAAGTCTTGAGTATGCGCTAAAGTCAAAAGGGCTATATGATTATGTCTGGGCGGATTGTCAGCTATATGCCGCTGAGCTTTACGCTACTCAGCACGTTGAAGACGACGCTATGTATCTAACCATGGCAGATTATCGCTACAACTCGCAGCAAATGGCGATATTGCAGGCGGTGGCGACTTGGCGTGAACAACTGGCGCGCGCGACCAATCAACCGCGCACCTTTGTCATCAAAAAACAAGCGGTGCGTGAGATTATCACCGAAAAGCCGAGCACTATGCGCGAGCTTGCTCATAAAACTACAATGCATCGCAGTATGCTCAGACTATATGGCGAAGAGCTATTAAAGATTATTACCGATGCCAAAGCGTTGTCTGTTGCTGAACATCCAAAGTTATTGCCAGCGCCTTATCGCTCAAAAAATAAAGTGCTGTCAAAAGCGGTACAACAAGCTGTCGCAACTCAAGCTGAACAAATCGGTGTGCCAGAGAGCGTATTAATGCGCAAAAAGTGGCTGAGTCAACTCTATGAAGTGATTGCCTATGATAAAGACTTGTCAGAATTGCCTTTAGGCTTGCAAGGCTGGCGTCATGACTGGGTGACTCAGACTTTAATACCAGCGATTGCAGCACATAAGGTTGAGCTTAAACAGGGGATGGGCGTTAAGTAG
- the recR gene encoding recombination mediator RecR gives MLTPKFDQLVKQLRVLPGVGQKSAQRMALHLLTKKRPQGMALAQALDEAMRDIVECQRCHSFSDDNICPLCQDPRRDDNLLCVVETAADVMAIEQTAGFRGRYFVLGGHLSPIDGISADDLNIDQLVWRVKQEPVEEVILATGTTVEGQTTAHFISEAVSRHVTKVTRLAQGVPMGGELEYLDSMTLGQALQNRSFL, from the coding sequence TTGCTTACTCCAAAATTTGATCAGTTAGTTAAACAGCTACGAGTATTACCAGGTGTCGGACAGAAAAGCGCTCAACGTATGGCGCTACATCTATTGACTAAAAAACGCCCACAAGGTATGGCGCTCGCCCAAGCGCTTGACGAGGCAATGCGCGATATCGTTGAATGTCAGCGCTGTCATAGCTTTAGCGATGATAATATCTGCCCGCTATGTCAAGATCCAAGGCGCGATGATAACCTACTGTGTGTGGTCGAGACCGCCGCTGACGTGATGGCGATTGAGCAAACCGCGGGCTTCCGTGGTCGTTATTTTGTACTCGGTGGACATCTATCACCTATCGATGGTATCAGCGCTGATGACTTAAATATTGATCAACTGGTATGGCGGGTCAAGCAAGAGCCTGTTGAGGAGGTTATTTTAGCTACGGGAACTACGGTTGAAGGGCAGACTACCGCGCATTTTATTAGTGAAGCGGTGAGTCGTCATGTAACTAAAGTCACGCGTCTAGCGCAAGGAGTGCCGATGGGCGGTGAGCTGGAATATTTAGATAGTATGACGCTAGGACAGGCTTTGCAAAATCGCTCTTTTTTATAG
- a CDS encoding YbaB/EbfC family nucleoid-associated protein, which translates to MNIQALMQQAQTMQKKVEANVETAKKELANKEVHAEAGSGLVKVTMTGRHVVKRLTIDPSLLEDEPDMIEDLIAAAINDAVRQADELYEQTMAGATTGMGLPPGMQGMF; encoded by the coding sequence ATGAATATCCAAGCATTAATGCAACAAGCACAGACCATGCAAAAGAAAGTTGAAGCGAACGTTGAGACTGCTAAAAAAGAGCTGGCTAATAAAGAAGTACACGCCGAAGCGGGTAGCGGTCTAGTAAAAGTCACTATGACAGGTCGTCATGTGGTTAAGCGCTTAACTATTGATCCAAGCTTGCTCGAAGATGAGCCTGATATGATTGAAGATCTTATCGCCGCTGCTATCAATGATGCGGTGCGTCAAGCCGATGAGCTATATGAGCAAACTATGGCTGGCGCGACAACAGGTATGGGTCTGCCACCAGGTATGCAAGGGATGTTCTAA